A single Klebsiella variicola DNA region contains:
- the glpA gene encoding anaerobic glycerol-3-phosphate dehydrogenase subunit A — translation MTGRLDSEVIIIGGGATGAGIARDCARRGLRTLLIERHDIATGATGRNHGLLHSGARYAVTDNESARECISENRILRRIARHCIEPTNGLFITLPEDDMAWQQTFIDACQQAGIEATPLSPQDALRQEPAVNPTLLGAVQVPDGTIDPFRLTAANMLDAREHGAQILTGCEVTGLLRQGDRVCGVQVYDRQLHQARTLYAGVVVNAAGIWGQRIAEYADLRITMFPAKGSLLILDHRINNLVINRCRKPADADILVPGDTISLIGTTSMHIPYDDIDDNRVTTAEVDTLLREGEKLAPIMGRTRILRAYSGVRPLVASDNDPSGRSVSRGIVLLDHAQRDGMEGFITITGGKLMTYRLMAEWATDAVCRKLGNTTPCSTAETPLPGSQEPTESTLQKIISLPTPLRGSAVYRHGDRTPAWLGDSRQHRSLVCECEAVTAGEVKYAVENLAVNTLLDLRRRTRIGMGTCQGELCACRAAGLLQRFNVTTPAQSLTQLSAFLNERWKGVQPIAWGDALRESEFTRWVYLGLCGLPQEHQDEV, via the coding sequence ATGACGGGACGTCTTGATAGCGAGGTCATTATCATCGGCGGCGGAGCAACCGGCGCCGGTATCGCCCGCGACTGCGCCCGGCGCGGATTACGCACGCTGCTCATTGAGCGCCATGATATCGCCACCGGGGCCACCGGCCGTAATCATGGACTGCTGCACAGCGGCGCCCGCTATGCGGTGACCGACAACGAATCCGCCCGCGAATGCATCAGTGAGAACCGCATCCTGCGCCGCATCGCCCGCCACTGCATTGAACCGACCAATGGGCTGTTTATCACCCTGCCTGAAGATGACATGGCCTGGCAGCAAACCTTTATCGACGCCTGTCAGCAGGCTGGCATAGAGGCCACGCCGCTCTCGCCGCAGGACGCGCTGCGCCAGGAGCCCGCCGTCAACCCGACGCTGCTGGGCGCAGTGCAGGTCCCGGACGGCACCATCGACCCGTTTCGCCTCACCGCAGCCAATATGCTCGACGCCCGCGAACACGGCGCGCAGATCCTTACCGGCTGCGAAGTAACAGGCCTGCTGCGCCAGGGCGATCGCGTCTGCGGCGTCCAGGTATATGACCGTCAACTTCACCAGGCCCGCACGCTGTACGCCGGGGTGGTGGTTAACGCCGCCGGGATCTGGGGGCAGCGCATTGCGGAATATGCCGACCTGCGCATCACCATGTTCCCGGCGAAGGGATCGCTGTTGATCCTCGACCACCGGATTAACAACCTGGTGATCAACCGCTGCCGTAAGCCGGCCGACGCCGATATTCTGGTGCCCGGGGATACCATCTCGCTGATCGGCACCACCTCAATGCATATTCCTTATGACGACATTGACGACAACCGGGTAACGACGGCGGAAGTCGATACCCTGCTGCGCGAAGGCGAAAAGCTGGCGCCGATCATGGGCCGCACCCGGATCCTCCGCGCCTACTCCGGCGTCCGCCCGCTGGTGGCCAGCGATAACGATCCCAGCGGGCGCAGCGTCAGCCGCGGCATCGTCCTGCTCGACCATGCCCAGCGTGACGGTATGGAAGGCTTCATTACTATCACCGGCGGCAAGCTGATGACCTATCGCCTGATGGCCGAGTGGGCCACCGACGCCGTCTGTCGTAAGCTGGGAAACACCACCCCCTGTAGCACGGCCGAGACCCCGCTGCCCGGTTCACAGGAGCCAACGGAAAGTACCCTGCAAAAAATTATCTCCCTCCCCACCCCGCTGCGCGGCTCGGCCGTCTACCGTCACGGCGATCGCACTCCGGCCTGGCTTGGCGACAGCCGCCAGCACCGTAGCCTGGTCTGCGAATGCGAAGCCGTTACCGCTGGCGAAGTGAAATACGCGGTGGAAAATCTGGCGGTCAACACCCTCCTCGACCTGCGCCGCCGCACCCGGATTGGCATGGGCACCTGCCAGGGGGAACTCTGCGCCTGCCGCGCTGCCGGACTGTTGCAGCGCTTTAACGTCACCACCCCCGCGCAGTCATTAACCCAGCTCTCGGCGTTTCTCAATGAACGCTGGAAGGGCGTTCAGCCCATCGCCTGGGGCGATGCACTGCGCGAAAGCGAATTTACCCGCTGGGTCTACCTCGGCCTGTGCGGACTGCCACAGGAGCACCAGGATGAAGTTTGA
- the glpT gene encoding glycerol-3-phosphate transporter: MLSIFKPAAHKARLPAAEIDPLYRRLRWQIFIGIFFGYAAYYLVRKNFALAMPYLIEQGFSRGDLGFALSGISIAYGFSKFIMGSVSDRSNPRIFLPAGLILAALVMLVMGFVPWATSSIMIMFVLLFLCGWFQGMGWPPCGRTMVHWWSQKERGGIVSVWNCAHNVGGGIPPLLFLLGMAWFNDWHAALYMPAFGAILLAIFAFAMMRDTPQSCGLPPIEEYKNDYPDDYSEKHEEELTAKQIFMQYILPNKLLWYIAIANVFVYLLRYGILDWSPTYLKEVKHFALDKSSWAYFLYEYAGIPGTLLCGWMSDKVFKGNRGATGVFFMTLVTIATVVYWLNPPGNPGVDMACMIIIGFLIYGPVMLIGLHALELAPKKAAGTAAGFTGLFGYLGGSVAASAIVGYTVDFFGWDGGFMVMIGGSVLAVILLVIVMLGERRHHQQLKQA, encoded by the coding sequence ATGTTAAGTATTTTTAAACCCGCCGCGCATAAAGCGCGTTTGCCAGCAGCGGAGATCGACCCGCTGTATCGTCGATTACGCTGGCAGATTTTCATTGGCATCTTTTTTGGTTATGCCGCTTACTATCTGGTTCGTAAGAACTTTGCCCTGGCGATGCCTTATCTGATTGAGCAGGGCTTCTCCCGTGGCGACCTCGGTTTCGCCCTTTCCGGCATCTCCATCGCCTACGGATTTTCGAAATTCATCATGGGCTCGGTCTCTGACCGCTCGAATCCGCGCATTTTCCTGCCGGCCGGCTTGATCCTCGCCGCGCTGGTGATGCTGGTGATGGGCTTTGTACCGTGGGCGACTTCCAGCATCATGATCATGTTCGTATTGCTGTTTCTTTGCGGATGGTTCCAGGGGATGGGCTGGCCGCCGTGCGGCCGGACCATGGTGCACTGGTGGTCGCAGAAAGAGCGCGGTGGGATTGTCTCGGTGTGGAACTGCGCGCATAACGTCGGCGGCGGTATTCCGCCGCTGCTGTTCCTGCTGGGGATGGCGTGGTTTAACGACTGGCACGCGGCGCTGTATATGCCGGCTTTCGGCGCGATCCTGCTGGCGATTTTTGCCTTCGCGATGATGCGCGATACCCCGCAGTCCTGCGGTCTGCCGCCGATCGAAGAGTATAAAAACGACTATCCGGATGACTATAGTGAAAAGCACGAAGAAGAGCTGACGGCGAAGCAGATCTTTATGCAGTACATTCTGCCGAACAAGCTGCTGTGGTACATCGCTATCGCTAACGTCTTCGTTTATCTGCTGCGCTACGGCATTCTCGACTGGTCGCCGACCTACCTGAAAGAGGTCAAACACTTCGCGCTCGATAAATCCTCCTGGGCCTACTTCCTCTATGAGTACGCGGGGATCCCGGGCACGCTGCTGTGCGGCTGGATGTCGGACAAAGTGTTTAAAGGCAACCGCGGCGCGACCGGCGTGTTCTTTATGACCCTGGTGACCATCGCCACTGTCGTTTACTGGCTCAATCCGCCGGGCAATCCGGGCGTCGATATGGCCTGTATGATTATTATCGGCTTCCTGATCTACGGCCCGGTGATGCTGATCGGTCTGCATGCCCTCGAGCTGGCGCCGAAAAAAGCCGCCGGTACCGCCGCGGGCTTCACCGGCCTGTTTGGCTATCTTGGCGGTTCCGTGGCGGCGAGCGCCATCGTTGGCTACACCGTCGATTTCTTCGGCTGGGACGGCGGCTTCATGGTGATGATCGGCGGCAGCGTGCTGGCGGTTATCCTGCTGGTTATCGTGATGCTTGGCGAGCGTCGTCATCATCAACAACTGAAACAAGCCTAA
- the glpQ gene encoding glycerophosphodiester phosphodiesterase, whose amino-acid sequence MNMKLTALMSGMILASSALCFSAVAAEKMVIAHRGASGYLPEHTLPAKAMAYAQGADYLEQDLVMTKDDRLVVLHDHYLDRVTDVAQRFPQRARKDGRFYAIDFTLAEIKSLKFTEGFEPKNGKNVQTYPGRFPMGKSDFRIHTFEEEIEFVQGLNHSTGKNIGIYPEIKAPWFHHQEGKDIAASTLKVLKEYGYTSKQDKVYLQCFDANELKRIKNELEPKMGMDLNLVQLIAYTDWNETQQKQADGKWVNYSYDWMFQPGAMAQIAQYADGIGPDYHMLVAEGSKPGAVKLTAMVKEAHASHLQVHPYTVRADQLPEYATNVNQLYDLLYHQAGVDGLFTDFPDKAVQFLNAKR is encoded by the coding sequence ATGAACATGAAACTCACCGCGCTAATGAGCGGCATGATTTTGGCCAGTTCGGCACTGTGCTTCAGCGCTGTCGCAGCGGAGAAAATGGTCATCGCCCACCGCGGCGCCAGCGGGTATCTGCCGGAACATACCCTGCCGGCGAAAGCGATGGCTTACGCTCAGGGGGCGGATTACCTTGAGCAAGATCTGGTGATGACCAAAGACGACCGGCTGGTGGTGTTACACGACCATTATCTCGATCGGGTGACTGACGTTGCGCAGCGTTTCCCGCAGCGGGCGCGTAAAGATGGCCGTTTCTACGCCATCGACTTTACCCTGGCCGAGATTAAGTCGTTGAAGTTTACCGAAGGTTTTGAGCCGAAAAATGGTAAGAACGTCCAAACCTATCCCGGGCGTTTCCCGATGGGCAAATCCGATTTTCGCATTCATACCTTTGAAGAAGAGATTGAGTTTGTCCAGGGGCTGAACCATTCGACGGGTAAAAATATCGGTATCTACCCGGAAATCAAAGCGCCGTGGTTCCACCATCAGGAAGGCAAAGATATTGCTGCCAGTACCCTGAAAGTGCTGAAGGAATATGGCTACACCAGCAAGCAGGATAAGGTTTATCTGCAGTGCTTTGACGCCAACGAGCTCAAACGTATCAAAAATGAGCTGGAACCGAAGATGGGCATGGATCTCAATCTGGTGCAGCTCATCGCCTATACCGACTGGAATGAAACCCAGCAGAAACAGGCAGATGGCAAATGGGTGAACTACAGCTACGACTGGATGTTCCAGCCGGGTGCGATGGCGCAGATTGCGCAGTACGCCGACGGTATTGGCCCGGATTACCATATGCTGGTGGCGGAAGGCTCGAAGCCGGGCGCGGTGAAGCTGACGGCGATGGTGAAAGAGGCGCATGCCAGCCATCTGCAGGTGCATCCGTACACCGTGCGTGCGGATCAGCTGCCGGAGTACGCCACTAACGTTAATCAGCTCTATGACCTGCTGTATCACCAGGCGGGCGTCGACGGCTTGTTTACCGATTTCCCGGATAAAGCGGTGCAGTTTCTGAACGCTAAACGCTAA
- the yfaE gene encoding class I ribonucleotide reductase maintenance protein YfaE, whose translation MKRIFLKISDTRLECQDEHPSLLAALESHNIDVEYQCREGYCGSCRTRLVSGQVDWLTEPLAFIQPGEILPCCCRAKGDIEIEM comes from the coding sequence ATGAAGCGGATTTTCCTGAAAATCTCTGACACTCGCCTTGAGTGTCAGGATGAACACCCTTCCCTGCTGGCGGCGCTGGAGTCGCATAATATCGATGTGGAATATCAGTGCCGCGAAGGCTATTGCGGTTCCTGCCGCACGCGTCTGGTTTCCGGCCAGGTTGACTGGCTGACCGAGCCGCTGGCCTTTATCCAGCCGGGGGAAATTTTGCCCTGCTGCTGCCGGGCGAAAGGCGATATTGAGATCGAGATGTAG
- the nrdB gene encoding class Ia ribonucleoside-diphosphate reductase subunit beta, with the protein MAYTTFSQTKNDQLLEPMFFGQPVNVARYDQQKYDIFEKLIEKQLSFFWRPEEVDVSRDRIDYQALPEHEKHIFISNLKYQTLLDSIQGRSPNVALLPLISIPELETWVETWAFSETIHSRSYTHIIRNIVNDPATVFDDIVTNEQIQKRAEGISHYYDSLIEMTSYWHLLGEGTHTVNGKTVTVNLRELKKKLYLCLMSVNALEAIRFYVSFACSFAFAERKLMEGNAKIIRLIARDEALHLTGTQHMLNLLRSGSDDPEMAEIAEECKQECYDLFVLAAQQEKEWADYLFRDGSMIGLNKDILCQYVEYITNIRMQAVGLDLPFQTRSNPIPWINTWLVSDNVQVAPQEVEVSSYLVGQIDSEVDADDLSNFQL; encoded by the coding sequence ATGGCATACACCACTTTTTCACAGACGAAAAACGATCAGCTGCTGGAACCGATGTTTTTTGGCCAGCCGGTTAACGTGGCCCGCTACGATCAGCAAAAATATGACATCTTTGAAAAGCTGATTGAAAAGCAGCTCTCCTTCTTCTGGCGCCCGGAAGAGGTTGACGTTTCCCGCGATCGCATCGACTACCAGGCGCTGCCGGAACATGAAAAACATATTTTCATCAGCAACCTGAAGTACCAGACGCTGCTCGACTCCATCCAGGGCCGCAGCCCGAACGTCGCGCTGCTGCCGCTGATCTCCATCCCGGAGCTGGAAACCTGGGTGGAAACCTGGGCCTTCTCCGAGACCATCCACTCGCGCTCCTACACCCATATCATCCGCAACATCGTCAACGATCCGGCGACCGTGTTCGACGATATCGTGACCAACGAGCAGATCCAGAAACGTGCGGAAGGCATCTCTCACTATTACGATTCGCTGATCGAAATGACCAGCTACTGGCACCTGCTGGGCGAAGGCACCCACACCGTCAACGGCAAAACCGTGACCGTGAATCTGCGCGAGCTGAAAAAGAAACTCTATCTGTGCCTGATGAGCGTCAACGCCCTGGAAGCGATCCGCTTCTACGTTAGCTTCGCCTGCTCCTTCGCTTTCGCCGAGCGCAAGCTGATGGAAGGTAACGCCAAAATTATCCGCCTGATCGCTCGCGATGAAGCGCTGCACCTGACCGGCACCCAGCATATGTTGAACCTGCTGCGCTCCGGCAGCGACGATCCGGAGATGGCGGAAATCGCCGAAGAGTGCAAGCAGGAGTGCTATGACCTGTTCGTGCTGGCGGCGCAGCAGGAGAAAGAGTGGGCGGACTATCTGTTCCGCGACGGCTCGATGATCGGCCTGAACAAAGATATTCTCTGCCAGTACGTCGAGTACATCACCAATATCCGCATGCAGGCAGTGGGCCTTGATCTGCCATTCCAGACCCGCTCCAACCCAATCCCATGGATCAACACCTGGCTGGTCTCCGATAACGTCCAGGTGGCGCCGCAGGAAGTGGAAGTCAGCTCGTATCTCGTCGGCCAGATCGATTCTGAAGTCGATGCCGACGACCTGAGCAACTTCCAGCTGTAA
- the nrdA gene encoding class 1a ribonucleoside-diphosphate reductase subunit alpha yields the protein MNQSLLVTKRDGTTERINLDKIHRVLDWAAEGLNNVSISQVELRSHIQFYDGIKTADIHETIIKAAADLISRDAPDYQYLAARLAIFHLRKKAFGQFEPPALYDHVVKMVEKGKYDHHLLEDYTEEEFQQMDGFLDHWRDMNFSYAAVKQLEGKYLVQNRVTGEIYESAQFLYILVAACLFSNYPRETRLDYIKRFYDAVSTFKISLPTPIMSGVRTPTRQFSSCVLIECGDSLDSINATSSAIVKYVSQRAGIGINAGRIRALGSPIRGGEAFHTGCIPFYKHFQTAVKSCSQGGVRGGAATLFYPMWHLEVESLLVLKNNRGTDANRVRHMDYGVQINKLMYTRLLKGGDITLFSPSDVPGLYDAFFADQDEFERLYTQYEQDDSIRKQRIKAVELFSLMMQERASTGRIYIQNVDHCNTHSPFDPVVAPVRQSNLCLEIALPTKPLEDVNDENGEIALCTLSAFNLGAIDSLDELEELAVLAVRALDALLDYQDYPIPAAKRGAMGRRTLGIGVINFAYYLAKHGKRYSDGSANNLTHKTFEAIQYYLLKASNELAIEQGACPWFNETTYAQGILPIDTYKKDLDGIVSESLHFDWEALRESIKTHGLRNSTLSALMPSETSSQISNATNGIEPPRGHVSIKASKDGILRQVVPDYENLQNAYELLWEMPNNDGYLQLVGIMQKFIDQSISANTNYDPTRFPSGKVPMQQLLKDLLNAYKFGVKTLYYHNTRDGAEDAQDDLAPSIQDDGCESGACKI from the coding sequence ATGAATCAGAGTCTGCTGGTGACAAAGCGCGACGGGACCACCGAGCGCATCAATCTCGACAAAATCCATCGCGTACTGGATTGGGCGGCAGAAGGACTGAATAACGTTTCGATTTCCCAGGTAGAGCTGCGCTCCCATATCCAGTTCTATGACGGCATCAAAACCGCGGACATCCACGAAACCATTATTAAAGCCGCCGCGGATTTGATCTCCCGCGACGCGCCGGATTACCAGTACCTCGCCGCGCGTCTGGCGATTTTCCATTTGCGTAAAAAAGCCTTCGGCCAGTTTGAGCCGCCGGCGCTCTACGATCACGTGGTGAAGATGGTCGAGAAGGGTAAATACGATCATCATCTGCTGGAAGACTACACGGAAGAAGAGTTCCAGCAGATGGACGGTTTCCTCGACCACTGGCGCGACATGAACTTCTCCTACGCAGCCGTTAAGCAGCTGGAAGGCAAGTATCTGGTACAAAACCGCGTTACCGGCGAAATTTATGAGAGCGCACAGTTCCTCTATATTCTGGTCGCCGCGTGTCTGTTCTCGAACTACCCGCGCGAAACCCGTCTGGACTACATTAAGCGTTTCTACGACGCGGTATCGACCTTTAAAATCTCGCTGCCGACGCCAATCATGTCCGGCGTGCGCACCCCAACCCGTCAGTTCAGCTCCTGCGTGCTGATCGAGTGCGGCGACAGCCTGGATTCCATCAACGCCACCTCCAGCGCGATTGTGAAATACGTTTCCCAGCGCGCCGGGATCGGCATCAACGCCGGGCGCATTCGCGCGCTGGGCAGCCCGATCCGCGGCGGCGAAGCCTTCCACACCGGTTGCATTCCGTTCTACAAACATTTCCAGACCGCGGTGAAATCCTGCTCGCAGGGCGGCGTTCGCGGCGGCGCGGCGACCCTCTTCTACCCAATGTGGCATCTGGAAGTGGAAAGCCTGCTGGTGCTGAAAAACAACCGCGGTACCGACGCCAACCGCGTTCGTCATATGGACTACGGGGTGCAGATCAACAAGCTGATGTACACCCGTCTGCTGAAGGGCGGCGACATTACCCTGTTCAGCCCTTCCGATGTCCCGGGCCTGTATGACGCCTTCTTTGCCGATCAGGACGAGTTTGAGCGCCTGTACACCCAGTACGAGCAGGACGACAGCATTCGCAAGCAGCGTATTAAAGCCGTTGAGCTGTTCTCGCTGATGATGCAGGAACGCGCCTCTACCGGCCGCATCTACATCCAGAACGTCGACCACTGCAACACCCACAGCCCGTTCGATCCGGTAGTCGCCCCGGTGCGTCAGTCTAACCTGTGCCTGGAGATCGCCCTGCCGACCAAACCGCTGGAAGACGTCAACGACGAAAACGGCGAAATCGCGCTGTGCACCCTGTCGGCCTTCAACCTTGGCGCGATTGACAGCCTCGACGAGCTGGAAGAGCTGGCGGTGCTGGCGGTGCGTGCCCTGGATGCACTGCTGGACTATCAGGATTACCCGATCCCGGCCGCCAAACGCGGCGCGATGGGGCGTCGTACGCTGGGCATCGGCGTGATCAACTTCGCTTACTATCTGGCGAAGCATGGCAAACGCTACTCCGACGGCAGCGCCAACAACCTGACGCACAAAACCTTCGAAGCGATTCAGTACTACCTGCTGAAGGCCTCCAACGAGCTGGCTATCGAGCAGGGCGCCTGCCCGTGGTTCAATGAAACCACCTATGCGCAGGGTATCCTGCCGATCGATACCTATAAGAAAGACCTGGACGGCATCGTCAGCGAATCTCTGCACTTCGACTGGGAAGCATTGCGCGAATCCATTAAAACCCACGGTCTGCGTAACTCCACGCTCTCCGCACTGATGCCGTCCGAGACCTCGTCGCAGATCTCCAACGCCACCAACGGCATTGAGCCGCCGCGCGGCCACGTCAGTATCAAAGCGTCCAAGGACGGTATCCTGCGCCAGGTGGTGCCGGATTACGAAAATCTGCAGAACGCCTATGAGCTGCTGTGGGAAATGCCGAACAACGACGGTTATCTGCAGCTGGTGGGTATCATGCAGAAGTTTATCGACCAGTCGATCTCTGCCAACACCAACTACGATCCGACGCGCTTCCCGTCCGGAAAAGTGCCGATGCAGCAGTTGCTCAAAGACCTGCTCAACGCCTATAAATTCGGTGTCAAAACGCTGTACTATCACAACACCCGTGATGGCGCAGAAGACGCTCAGGATGACCTGGCCCCGTCCATCCAGGACGACGGCTGCGAAAGCGGCGCTTGTAAGATCTAA
- the ubiG gene encoding bifunctional 2-polyprenyl-6-hydroxyphenol methylase/3-demethylubiquinol 3-O-methyltransferase UbiG, whose protein sequence is MNAEKTSVAPNVDHAEIAKFEAVASRWWDLEGEFKPLHRINPLRLGYIAERSGGLFGKKVLDVGCGGGILAESMAREGATVTGLDMGAEPLQVAKLHALESGIQVDYVQETVEEHAAKHPQQYDVVTCMEMLEHVPDPQSVVHACARLVKPGGQVFFSTINRNGKAWLMAVVGAEYVMKMVPKGTHDVKKFIKPAELLSWVDQTTLKEQHIIGLHYNPLTNTFKLAPGVDVNYMLHTTAKQD, encoded by the coding sequence ATGAATGCCGAAAAAACGTCGGTAGCCCCTAACGTCGATCATGCTGAAATCGCCAAATTCGAAGCCGTCGCCTCGCGCTGGTGGGATCTGGAGGGCGAGTTCAAACCGCTCCACCGCATCAACCCGCTGCGGCTGGGTTATATCGCCGAACGCTCCGGCGGCCTGTTCGGTAAAAAAGTCCTCGATGTCGGCTGCGGCGGCGGCATTCTCGCCGAGAGCATGGCGCGCGAAGGTGCGACGGTCACCGGACTGGACATGGGTGCCGAACCGCTGCAGGTCGCGAAGCTGCACGCCCTGGAGAGCGGTATTCAGGTGGACTATGTTCAGGAAACGGTTGAGGAACATGCCGCGAAGCATCCGCAGCAGTATGACGTCGTGACCTGCATGGAGATGCTGGAGCACGTGCCCGACCCGCAGTCGGTGGTACATGCCTGCGCGCGGCTGGTGAAGCCCGGCGGCCAGGTCTTCTTCTCCACCATCAACCGCAACGGCAAGGCCTGGCTGATGGCGGTGGTCGGTGCGGAATATGTCATGAAGATGGTGCCTAAGGGCACTCATGATGTGAAGAAGTTTATCAAACCGGCCGAGCTGCTGAGCTGGGTAGATCAGACTACTCTGAAAGAGCAGCATATCATCGGTCTGCATTACAATCCGCTGACCAACACCTTCAAGTTAGCGCCGGGGGTTGATGTTAACTATATGTTGCATACGACCGCCAAACAGGACTGA